From Pan troglodytes isolate AG18354 chromosome 1, NHGRI_mPanTro3-v2.0_pri, whole genome shotgun sequence:
GCCCCGAGCCTGCTCCATCTCAAGGGGCTGTCAAGAGAGGGGAGGGATGAGGACCCCCACTGTGGACAAGGGGACCTTGAGGCTGGCAGGCCCAGGGCTAGCCCAGGGTGCAGGGAAGGGTGGGGAAGGACAGGGAGCAGGTGAGGAGGGCAAGGCATCCAGCACCAGGGCAGAGATGAACAGGCATGAGGCATGAATGCCCCAGAGGGCCAGACACAATCCAGGGGGCCTCCTGGTGGAGGTGGGCTATGAACTAGACTTTGAAGGATGACCAAGCCCAGAGGAAGGGCCGTGTGGCCAAAGGTGGAGCAGTGGGGCTGAGAGAACCACGCCAGAGCAGGAGGGACTGGAGTGTCTCAAAAGCGCCATATCTGGCCATGTGTTCAGACCAGGCAGCTATGGGCTGAGCCTGGCCAGAGCATTGGCCTGCACTGGGGAAGCCCTGCCCAGCGCGAGGAAGGCAGCTCCCTGAGGAGCAAACTTCCTCAGGATCCAACTCCGGACACTCAGGCCGGGGAGCACCTGGGTAGGGAGGCCCAAATTAGCCCTGGCACCCACCACCCTGTCACCCACCACCCTGGCACCCACAGCCCCAGCAGGCCCAAGTTAGCCCTGGCACCCCAAGCCCAGCACCCCAACCCCAGCACCGACAGCCCCGGCACCCACCTGTGCAAACCCTTATAGGCAGCCACACAGTTTAAGCCCTGAGCAGCCCTGCAGACTAGGTACCCCGTCCAGTGGCTCGGGCACAGGTCACGCGTCTGAGACGCTCCCACTCGGCACTCTGTGTGCCCGAGAGCCTGCTGGTCAAGGTGGGTGGACACGCATTAGGGGCTTCCCCATGTCCTacgcccaccccacccccacagagaACTCCCTGGGGGCCATGGTGGCCGAGGCCACCCAGCTCTGCCCGGCGTCCTTTGGCCCAGGTGCGGGAAGCCTACCTGCAGTTCATGGTGTCAGTGGCCACGATGCTGCGGGAGGATGCAAACCTGCCCAGGGACAGCTGCCTGGTGCAGGAGGACATGGCGCAGGTGCTGGAGCTGGAGACACAGCTGGCCAAGGTAAGGGggccagggtgggtggggagCGGGCAGGGAGTGGGCTGGGAGCCCCAGGCGGTGTGGCTGGCCAAGGTGAGGGGGTGCTAGGTGGGCCGGTAGCAGGCAGGGAGTGGGCCAGGAGCCCCAGGGGGCATCCTGGCCACCCGCCCATGTGACCGCTATCCCCGGCACAGGCCACGGTTCCCCAGGAGGAGAGACATGACGTCATCGCCTTGTACCACCGGATGGGACTGGAGGAGCTGCAAAGCCAGTTTGGCCTGAAGGTGAGGCCACACCGCACAGGAGGCCAGCACTGGCCGGGTGGAGACTCATGGGGGACGTGGAAGCGGCCCTCTGAGAGGGCACGTTGCCTGGCATTTAAGCTCAGAAACATTCCCCATCCCCGAGCAGGGAGACCCTGTACCTGATCACCCAAACTTGCTGCAGAGCAGCACCAGCACGATTACTAATGTCACCGGGACAGCAGTGCCAACTGTGCCATCCTGGAACAGAGTCACCCATCTGTGCGGTGCTGTGATGGTCCCAGTCTTCTGAGCAGGAAACCGAGGCCTCAGGGGGCTGCTGATGTGTGGGGGGTACAGGGTCCCACCCAGGGCTCTCAGACCCCAAGTCCCGCTCAGAACCTTAGCAGGGTGCTTcctcccactcctgcctgccctgAGGGTAGCAGTTCCCCCTGGCCACACCCTCAGGCGCTCCCCTCCCCAGTGCCCAGGCCAGGCACCGCCCTGTGCTTTGAGGTGGGGGCTGGAGAGGAACAGCCCAGCCTGGGAAGGGGCAAGTCCCCCACTCCCTCAGCCAACTCTCACCCTGCTGGAGCAGCCGGccttctccagggcctcctcccccaggaggcGCAGGCATGCAGCTTCGGCAAAGGGTGCCCAAGTCAGTGGGGGGAGGGCAAGGGCAGAAGGGGGTCCAAAGCCCCTGCCCCCTCAACCAGAGTATGTCCCTGAGCGTCTGGAGCCACAGCTCTTGCCAAGGGCAAGACAGAGAGGCTCTGGGGAGAGCCTCGCCCCAGGGCACCTAGTGCCTTGGAAGGCTGGTGGTCCCTAGATCGGTTCTGGTCCCCAGGGCTGGCCTGTGGGGACACACCTTCCCCAACACCCCGCCACCCGGAACACGTGCAGTGGGGCCAGGCTCTGCTCTGGCACTGGGCTTTATCCCCTTCCCAAACAAAGGCCTATCTCGATCGAGGTTCCGGTGCGGGAGAGGGACAGGAAAGCGGAGTGACCTCTAAAAAGTGTCAGAAAGCCAGAAAGGGGGCAGGATGAGCTCAGCCAGGACAGCAGACAAGAGGTAAAGCCTTGCAGAGAACCCAGGGCCATGGCCGTCCGGGGCCAGTGTGGCTCACACAGCAGTTCCCCAAGAGTCTGGGGCAGGGACTCCCAGCTAATGAGCGCTGGGGCTAGAGAGAGATGGAGTAGGAAGTAAAGCGGGGGACGCCATGTCCGACCTCGGGGGCCACTTGAAAGTCTCAGACTCTGCCCGAGAGGAGTGGGGGTATGACAGGACGTGACCTGGTTCACAAGTAAGAGTGAGTGAAGGGGACCGGGCAGGTGGCAGAGAAGCCAATCAGAGGCTGCCACGCAGCCCAGGCAAGAGATGGCAGCTCTGCCAAGGGGGGTGCCCGTGGTGGAGGTGGCTTTGGGGTTGATTTTGGAAGTGGAGCCAACAGGGTTTGCAAAAGGACTAAATATGGAAGTGAGAGAGCTCAGATGGCCTGAGGTTGCCGTGGAGACATCACAGCGGCAGGTTCAGGGGAGCGTCCAGGAGCCCAGGGTTTGGGGACATTTGGTTTACAATGCATTTATGATGTTCAGAATCGCCCCAAAGTGAACACGTCCACACAACCACCCCTCAGATCAAGACTTACGTGACCACCGACATCCCAGAAGCCCCCACATGCCCCTGCCTAGCCCCTGTGCCCGCCTCCTTCCCTGGAGAAGAGACCCTGACTTCTCCCTGGAGGGAGGCCGGTCCCTAACGTGGCCTCTAGATTGCTGAGTGGCCTCTGACTCTAAGAACATGCGACAACTCGGGTCCCACTGTGCTGTCTCTGGGCCTTTTCTGAGTGATGTTGTCATGCCCatgcctgtgtgtgcctgtggcaGGCAAGTGggtgggagtggaattgctgggtggaAGCACACGCATCTGTTCAACAGTAACAGGCACTGTCTTTCCCCAGAATTATCCAGGGATGTGCGCTCCCCAACAGCGGCTGGTGCCACACCCTCGCCCGTGCTGGGTGGTGTCCGTTCTCACCTTAGCCATTTCTGCACCTGTGTAGTGGGGTTTCATCTGGGTTCAATGTGACTTTCCCCAAGGGCGGATGAGGTTAAACGCCATCTCCTGTCAATTGGCCAATGCCATTCCCTTTTGTGGAACGTCTGTTTGAGTCTTGCCCATTTGTTCTATCGGGCGATCTTTCTCTGATTGATTCTTGGAGTTATCTATTTTAGATGTGACTCCTTGGTCAGCTTATGTGTACAAATGTTCTCCCCACTGGGCAGCTTGCTTTTTTACTCTCATAAGGGTTTCTTTGTTTCAATGGAGGCTATTAAATGGTCCAATTTATTGGCTTAGCAAATGTGTGCAGATCTCCGTGGTTAGTATTCTTTGTGTTCTGCTAAAGAACTCTTTGCCTACCCTCAGGTTTGCTTAGGTCTACAATctactttgagttgatttttttaatggacaGTGAGATATAGGAATTGTTTCTTTCTTATGGATTTCCAGTcattcagcaccatttattaaaaagagccCCCCGTGAGCCCCTGGTCTTGGTGCCTTCTGCGTTATAAATCAGGTGTTCCTGTGTGTCTATGCGTGGGCCCATATgtatatttctggactctcttctGCCCCACTGGTCTCTTTATCTATCCAAGTGATAACCCCTACCACCATCACTCCTTCAGCTTTATAAAGTCTTGATAGTCAATAGAGTATAtatttcaactttgttcttcaagAGTGTCTTGATAATTCTCAGTCCTTTGCATTTTCACATAAAACTTAAAATCTGCCTTCCATttgcatacacgcacacacacacaaaaaaaactctgCTAGAAATTTGATAGGGATCACTTTGAATCTCTCTATCAATTTGGGGAAGACTTTGCAAtgctgagtcttccaatccatgaacatggtatatgcTTCCATTTATGCTTCaatttttcttaataactttTAAAGCTTTCAGTGTCAAgttcttatacatattttattagataaattacaggtgtttggttttctactataaatagaatcattttgaaattatcttatttgttgCTGATATATGGAAATACTGACTTTGTAAATATGCAGTCTTACTCAATGCACTTATTAGTTCTGGttatttatttgtagaataaACAAAATCATATCATTTGTAAAAAAACAACAGGGgggttgggttttgtttgtttgtttgtttgtttgagacagggtctcactctgtcatgcagactggagtggagtggcacagtcatggctcactgcagccttgacctcttgggctcaagcctcctgagtagctgcgaccacaggaatacaccatgaccaagccttgcctgattttttttttttcccagaaacaggatttctctatgttggccaggctggtcttgaactcctgtgctcaagcagtcctcccgccctggcctcccaaagtgctgggattacaggcatgagccaccgcacctggtccagttttatttattctctttcagTTCTTACTGGCTTTATTTCATGTTTGCTTTTACTGAACTGGCCAGGATTTTGAGCATAATGCTGATGTCATAATAGTAGACATTAAAAGAAAAGCACGTATATTCTTACCACTAAATTTTatgtttggccaggcatggtggctcatgtctgtaatcccagcactttgggaggccgaggcaggtggatcacctgaggtcaggagcttgagaccagcctggccaacatggtgaaaccctgtctctactaaaaatacaaaaactagctaggtgtgttagcacatgcctgtaatctcagctactagggaggctgaggcagaagaattgcttgaacccaggggtcagaggttgcagtgacccaagattgcgctgctgcacttgaacctgggcaacaaagcgagactctgtctcaaaaataaattttaaaaaaagttatgtttgCTATGGAGTTGtttctgttgctgctgctgcttcataCATTTCCTTTATCAGGTTATAgaattttccttctatttttctttttatcttttttttttttttttttttttttttgagacaaagtcttgctctgttgcccaggctggagcgcagtggagtgatctcagctcaccataacctctgcctcccaggttcaagcgattctcatgcctcagcctcccaagtagctgggactacaggcatgcgccaccacacccagctaatttttgcatttttagtagacacagagtttcaccatgttggccagcatggccttgaactcctggcctcaggtgatctgcccgcctcgacctcccaaagtgttgggattacaggcgtgagccactgtggctgaccccttctatttttatttgccaagagtttttattatgaatagatggcagattttatcaaatgctttttctgcatctgttgaaataatcatgtgacTTTCCTCCTTTATTCAGTTATTGTagtgaattaaaattattttattttcaaatgttacaCCAAACTTGTATTCCTTGAATAAATCTAATTCAGCTGTGATGTATTAGCATTTTATACAAGTATGGCTAggttctatttgctaatattttgcttaGAACTTTTGTATCTATGACATAAACGAGACTGGCTTATTATTTACTCTGCTTATAATATCCTTATTTTGGTATTAAGGTTATTCTTGGCCTCATAAATCAAGTTGAAAAGCATTTTCTCATCTCTGGAAAGTTTTAATAAGATTAGCAGTTTTCCTTAAATGTCAGATAGAATCCACTGGTGAAGCCAAATGGGTCTGGAAATTTCTTTGTTGGAAAGTTTCAAattaaatattccatttatttaaccTAGAAGactattcatattttctatttctttttttgtcatttttgctaAGTTGTGTTTTTCTAGGAACTTGCCTGTTATACTTAGGCTTTCGCATATATCTGCATGATCGCTTGGGTTTTTACAGCTCTAGGCTCTGTAATAATGTCACCCACCTTTTCCTGATTCTGATTACCTGCACCTTCTCTCTTATTCCTTGAACATTCTTCAACAGGTGCTGGGTTTCTTAGATTCCCAGGAactgtttctccctctctctctctccctctttctccccacTTCCTCTATCTGCAGGGATTTAACTGGACTCTGTTCATACAAACTGTGCTATCCTCTGTCAAAATCAAGCTGCTGCCAGATGAGGAAGTGGTGGTCTATGGCATCCCCTATCTgcagaaccttgaaaacatcatcgACACCTACTCAGCCaggtgaggcccagggagggtctccaaaggcctcagcatCTTTGCCCCTGCTCTCCCATCCTCCCCAACACAGCTTCTGCTCCCAGGAGGGGACCCTATGAAGCATCTGCCCTGAGGGGTGTGGGACATGAGGGGTTAAGCTTTAGTGGCCAGTGGAGTCTTACATTAAAAATGTGTCACATCCCAAGCACCCAGGGCAGATGGGCTGGATCTTGGAGGTGGTTGTCCTGGAGGTTTTCTCCAGCACCCATAACTCTCTGGGGTGGAACGTGCTGGCCAAGGGCCCTAAGCCATATCTCCTCCCTTGCAAAGACCTCTCACCTGTTCTCCCCTCACCCTCTACCTTCTGCCCCCAGGACCATACAGAACTACCTGGTCTGGCGCCTGGTGCTGGACCGCATTGGTAGCCTAAGCCAGAGATTCAAGGACACACGAGTCAACTACCGCAAGGTGAGCCCCTTCCCTGCCCAGAGCCTGGCCGGGCACTCATTCATTCAGGCCACGATGCTGAGCATAAGCTGTAGGCAAGCACCGAGGTCCACACCAGGGTCACAGCCATGGACGAGGCAGGGCGAGGCGCCTACCCCGGTGGGGAGTGGACCATGACAGTCAACAAGGCAGAACGTAGCTCTGCCAAAACCGCAGAGTATGATGTGgcggggaggcagggagggacgAGGACAGGGAGCGCTGCTCcggggaggtgacatttgagaccTTAAAGGCCTGAAGAGGCGGCGGGGTGATTTCCCGGGAGCAGAAACAGCCAGTGCCAGTGCAGAGGCCAGAGGCAGGAGCAGGCAGGGGCCGGACCCGTGGTCAGCAGCGGACAGGAAGGAGAAGATGGCAGGGAGGGAGGCGAGGTAACCGCGGGCCACAGCAGCCGGTTTGGATTGTACTCCCCATCTGAAAGCCGCAGGGGTGCTAAGAGCAGAGACGCGGTCTGATTTCCTGCTCCTGTAGTCACTGTGGCTGCTCCAGGGCTGGGGTGAGGGTGGAGACAAGGAACCGCAGGGAGGCTGCTCCAGGGCTGGGGTGAGGGTGAAGAAAGGAACCGCAGGGAGGCCCTAGGGGGATTCTGGCTGTTCTGGGGAGAGTGACTTGAGTAGGGGGCGGGGTCAGCATGGAGGCCGatggggtcacccaggtgaggtGACAGGCTTGGCCATGGTGCTGGCAGACAGACAGACGCAGGGGAGCTGTTGACCACAGCAGCTGAGGGATTGGGTATAGGGGCTAAGGGCAGAGGGGAGTCGGGACTCTCTAGACCTTTGTTAGAGTAATGGGAGGGACAGAGGCCCCCACTGcaatggggagactgaggcagaggcaAGCTGGGGGCAAGTCAAGCCTCCTGTTGCCATGGGGGTGTAGGTCAGAGACATCTGTGCGTCAAGCATCAGGGGGGCACTGAGTCTAAGAGCtttggggaggaagaaagggcTGCCTCCCTTTCCTAGAGAGCAGGAAGTCCTGCAGCCCAGAAGGTGTGGCAGGACGCTGGGCAGAGTGCTCCCTGGGCTTGCCTGAGTCTGGGGCCCAGAGTCTCCTGCCCCTGTGTCCCTGGGGACAGATGAGCAGGTGTTCTCACAGTTGCTTCAACAATGGGGAGACCAGGGCCCTGGAAGCTGGTGGCTGAGAGGGACGTGGTCCCAGGCCTTGCTCTGGGGTCAGCGCCAGCCTTGTGCCTTGAGACTGGGGCTGGAGTCCTGGAGAGCAGAGTCCAGCCAGACAACCAGGACAGGGGCCGGGGAGGAACCCCCCCAACTCCTCAGGGTAAAGGCCCAGCTCTCAGTCTGCGGAAGTTCCCCAATCCCAATACCATGCCCATCCTTCCCCCCGCCACAGCAGCACCCAGAGGTGAGGCTGAGATCATCCCGTGCCCCCGCTAGCCCCGGGGCACCCTGAGGCTGAGGATAGGTGGGTCTGCTCACCCCGTAAGCCCAGGGCCCCACGCCAGGCCTGGGAAGGCTGACGTGGGGGCCCGTGGGATGATCGGGTGGCCCCGCCAGGCGCTGTTTGGCACAATGGTGGAGGAGGTGCGCTGGCGTGAATGTGTGGGCTACGTCAACAGCAACATGGAGAACGCCGTGGGCTCCCTCTACGTCAGGGAGGCGTTCCCTGGAGACAGCAAGAGCATGGTGGGTGCCCCTCATCCATGGCCCACGCGGGGCCAGCCTTCCGCAGGGACACCGAGCCTCCCTGCCCTGAGACTCCCACCCCGCCCAGGCTCAGGGGCACCTGCCCCAGCTCACCAGACAGAGGGAAGCTAAGGGAAGCCGTGCCCACCCCATGCCCCTGACCCCAGCCGGCCACTGGGCCCCAGCCTGAGCCCTGCAGGTCCAGCTGGGAAAGGCACAGGTGGTGCAAGTTGCCCCTGGCCCACGAGGACCCACAGCCCAGCAGGGAGGACCCTGAAGGTGGGTTGTCGCCTCATCCCCCCACCGGCCCCACACCTCACCCGAGAGGCCCACAGCTGGGCGGCCCTGGGCCTTGCCCCGGCGGGGCTCAGACCAGACCTGCCCAAAGCCCTCGAGGCTGGTCATTCGCCCTCCAGATGAGTCTGGGACACGAGGGCCATGCCCGCTTCCCAGGTCAGAGAACTCATTGACAAGGTGCGGACAGTGTTTGTGGAGACGCTGGACGAGCTGGGCTGGATGGACGAGGAGTCCAAGAAGAAGGCGCAGGAGAAGGTACGTGGCTCGCAGAGGTCGGGGCAGCCCCGACTGGATCTGGGTACGGGCAGCACCGCCCCGACAAAGCCGCCTGACGGTCCCCACGGGGAGAAGGCAGCCCCAGGAGGTGCAGACAGGACCCCACGGGGAGAAAGCAGCCCCGGGAGGCGCAGACAGGACCCCACGGGGAGAAGGCAGCCCCGGGAGGCGCAGACAGGACCACTCGCCCACTGTGGAGCTGAGGAAAAGCAGGCAGGGGCAGGAACCAGGCCTGGGACATCCCCAGCGCCCCCCATGAGCCAGCGGGGGTAGCAGTGGCCTCGGGAGCGAGGGTCAGACCCACCAGAAGCTCCTCTGGACCCAAGTGACAGACAGCAGCCGAGTGACCCCTCCAgggcccctgcccccacctggaCCCCTGGCGGGCTGTTGGGCTGTAGGTCAGGTGGGCGGAGCCTTCCATATTCTGTCCCCATTAAACCTCCCCAGAGCCTGCAAGGTGGGGGCCAGATCCCGGAACCCCCCAGCCCCTCACCACAGGACAGGGAGAGCACAGCCAGGATGCCCCAGGCTGACCCCTCCCACAGTGCGGCACTCACTGACCGGCCCCCGGGCTGACCCCATCCGCAGTGGGGCACCCACTGACCagtccctcctccccactcaggCCATGAGCATCCGGGAGCAGATCGGGCACCCTGACTACATCCTGGAGGAGACGAACAGGCGCCTGGATGAGGAGTACTCCAATGTGCGCCCCCAAACCCAGCCCTAAACTGCCCCCCACACCGTGGACATGGGCCCTGATTGCCTGGGGGCTCCTCTGTGCCAAGCTCTGTGCCCTCCTCCCAGGCGCTAACACAGCTGTCCTCACCGTGCCCTAGGGTGGTGGCTCCAGCACTACCCTCAgtgtacagatggggaaactgaggcctggagggaCGAGGGACTTGCTCAGAGTCATGTAAATGCCCACAGCCAGGGCTGCCCCGTTCACCTGCACCCACAGCCGACTGTCCACGTGCAGACGCCTGGCAAGGCTTGAGGTCCTTCCCCAACCACCCAGGACCTCTCCCCTTGCTCCTCTGAGGGCCCGGCCCCAGCATCTGGCAGTGACTGCCCCTCTCCCGTAGCTGAACTTCTCGGAGGACCTGTACTTTGAGAACAGTCTGCAGAACCTCAAGGTGGGCGCCCAGcggagcctcaggaagcttcgGGAAAAGGTGGACCCAAATCTGTGAGTGGCATCGCTGGTGCGGCATGGGCGGGGGGGGCCAGGGAGTGGCCAGCAAGGCGTGCAGGGCTGCCTGCCAGGCGGGGGACTGGATGCATGGCTGGGGTCCAGTGCCAGCTGAGGGGTGCAGTCACTGGGCCTATCTTGGACAGAGTCCCCCATCACCCTCTGCTTTCTGGGGCCCAAGTCGCCTCCTCCTCAGGGACCCCAGGAAGGAACCAGATCTTGGGATAGGCCTGGGCCCTTGCTCTGGTGTGGCCAGGGTAGGCCCTGGTCCATCAAGGCAGAGAGAGCCCAGAGGGAGGGTCCCCGGAGAGGCGGCTCCCAGAGACCGGCTTGTCTATCACAGCTGGATCATCGGGGCGGCGGTGGTCAATGCGTTCTACTCCCCAAACCGAAACCAGATTGGTAAGttcctccccctccctgcctgcccaggCCCTTTGGTGCCAGAGTTGAAGGGGTGGCTTGCAGTCCCCTGCCCATCCCTTCCTCCTGGGGGCACCCCAGCCTGTTCTCGGAACATTCTCCTATGTCACCCCTTGCTGCCCCCGTGGGGAACACTCGCTCCCGTGCCCATGAGCGGCTTGGGGAGGGACTTGGCAGGCAGCCCAGAGCCTTTCCTGCAGGCAGAACAGGATGGTGGGAGGAGGCCGGACTGAGGTCCTGGGTCTGCCAGGCAGCCCAAAGCCTTTCCTGCAGGCAGAACAGGATGGTGGGAGGAGGCCAGACTGAGGTCCTGGGTCTGCCAGGCACGAGCCTGCCCAGCCTCTGAACCTccgtgtcttcatctgtaaattgagggaatcctgacctctgcctcccggtctGTGGGATCAAGTGTCAGAACCCCTGGCAGCGCCATCCctgagcctggcacacaggagatgTGTCCACTCACAGCTTATTCTTTGTCCCGCCCTTGGGGACAGTATTCCCTGCCGGGATCCTCCAGCCCCCCTTCTTCAGCAAGGAGCAGCCACAGGCCTTGAACTTTGGAGGCATTGGGATGGTGATCGGGCACGAGATCACGCACGGCTTTGACGACAATGGTAAGCGGCCGCCCCTCCAATCACACACGCCCTCCCCTCTCCGCGGAGAAGCAGCCAGGAAGGGGCCTGGGGGCGCTCCATTCAACCCCTTCACGGTTTCAGTGGGGACACCGAGGCCAGGTCCTCAGGGAGCTGTGGGGGCAGAGCAGGCTTTGAATGCCAGGCTGGGGCCCTGTCTGGGGGCACTGACTCCCAGCATGGAGGAGGGGACCCAGGGACTCCAGCCCATGACCCTGACTCCACCTGGCACTGGGCACTTCCCTCCCACGGCCTGTGACATGGGGACGACAACACTGCCCAACACAGCAGTGAAGCCCAGatcccagcctgggagactctcCAGATGGCCGGCATCCTCCACCAGGGGGGGTGTGCCACCCCCACCATGGCCATGCTGACCTCCGCCCCTTGGTGGGGACCGCCCTGCCTGGGACAGGGGCCCCAGCTGGTTTTCCCCTGTGGCTCGGCCATTGGGACCTTCCGTGGGCAGCCCTTGTCCCCAGGGACCAGGTACTCCTCTCACCTGGGACTTAGAGTTTGGGCATCCCAGGAGGAGCCCTTAAACCATGATGCCTCCAAGACCACAGGACCCAGGTGCTAGGCCCTAGCCTCAGGGGGTGGCATGGGAGACCACTGAAGCCCTCCTTCTCTGGGGGCTGTGTAGCCCCAGACAGCTGCTGCCCCTTGGAGCCCGCGATGCTCTTCCAGGCTCAGCCTACTCAGACTGTGGGCTCTCCGTACTGGGGCTGGCTGCAGGAGGGGCAGgagcggccaggcacagtggctgccgtggggccgggcacagtgcagCCAGGGGCATGTGGGCAGCCCTCCTCTGCCCCTGCCCAGGCCGGAACTTCGACAAGAATGGCAACATGATGGATTGGTGGAGTAACTTCTCCACCCAGCACTTCCGGGAGCAGTCGGAGTGCATGATCTACCAGTACGGCAACTACTCCTGGGACCTGGCGGATGAACAGAACGTGAGCACTGCCACCAGCACCGAGGCTGCGGGGGGACCggagccccagccctggccctgagGGAGAGGGAAGTCAGGGCCGGGGCTGCCCCAATCCTGTCTCCTGTGCACAGGTGAACGGATTCAACACCCTTGGGGAAAACATTGCTGACAACGGAGGGGTGCGGCAAGCCTATAAGGTGGGGCCTGGCAGGGGAGGGGGCATCAGCGCGGCAGGGGAGGGGGCGTCAGCGCGGCAGGGGAGGGGGTGCCAGTGCATCAGGGGAGGGGGTGCCATTGCATCAGGGGAGGGGGCGCCAGCACGGCAGGAGAGGGGGCATCAGCGCGGCAGGGGAGGGGGCATCAGCGCGGCAGGGGAGGGGGCACCAGCACGGCAGGGGAGGGGGCGTCAGC
This genomic window contains:
- the MMEL1 gene encoding membrane metallo-endopeptidase-like 1 isoform X6; translation: MGKSEGPVGMVESAGRAGQKRPGFLEGGLLLLLLLVTAALVALGVLYADRRGKQLPRLASRLCFLQEERTFVKRKPRGIPEAQEVSEVCTTPGCVMAAARILQNMDPTTEPCDDFYQFACGGWLRRHVIPETNSRYSIFDALRDELEIILKAVLENSTAKARPAVEKARTLYRSCMNQSVIEKRGSQPLLDILEVVGGWPVATDRWNETVGASSSTSSSGMTTRTPAGTSSTYEPRRWAGIDQPTLGMPSRDYYFNGGRNRKVREAYLQFMVSVATMLREDANLPRDSCLVQEDMAQVLELETQLAKATVPQEERHDVIALYHRMGLEELQSQFGLKGFNWTLFIQTVLSSVKIKLLPDEEVVVYGIPYLQNLENIIDTYSARTIQNYLVWRLVLDRIGSLSQRFKDTRVNYRKALFGTMVEEVRWRECVGYVNSNMENAVGSLYVREAFPGDSKSMVRELIDKVRTVFVETLDELGWMDEESKKKAQEKAMSIREQIGHPDYILEETNRRLDEEYSNLNFSEDLYFENSLQNLKVGAQRSLRKLREKVDPNLWIIGAAVVNAFYSPNRNQIVFPAGILQPPFFSKEQPQALNFGGIGMVIGHEITHGFDDNGRNFDKNGNMMDWWSNFSTQHFREQSECMIYQYGNYSWDLADEQNVNGFNTLGENIADNGGVRQAYKAYLKWMAEGGKDQQLPGLDLTHEQLFFINYAQVWCGSYRPEFAVQSIKTDVHSPLKYRVLGSLQNLAAFADTFHCARGTPMHPKERCRVW
- the MMEL1 gene encoding membrane metallo-endopeptidase-like 1 isoform X5; translated protein: MGKSEGPVGMVESAGRAGQKRPGFLEGGLLLLLLLVTAALVALGVLYADRRGKQLPRLASRLCFLQEERTFVKRKPRGIPEAQEVSEVCTTPGCVMAAARILQNMDPTTEPCDDFYQFACGGWLRRHVIPETNSRYSIFDALRDELEIILKAVLENSTAKARPAVEKARTLYRSCMNQSVIEKRGSQPLLDILEVVGGWPVATDRWNETVGLEWELERQLALMNSQFNRRVLIDLFIWNDDQNSSRHIIYIDQPTLGMPSRDYYFNGGRNRKVREAYLQFMVSVATMLREDANLPRDSCLVQEDMAQVLELETQLAKATVPQEERHDVIALYHRMGLEELQSQFGLKGFNWTLFIQTVLSSVKIKLLPDEEVVVYGIPYLQNLENIIDTYSARTIQNYLVWRLVLDRIGSLSQRFKDTRVNYRKALFGTMVEEVRWRECVGYVNSNMENAVGSLYVREAFPGDSKSMVRELIDKVRTVFVETLDELGWMDEESKKKAQEKAMSIREQIGHPDYILEETNRRLDEEYSNLNFSEDLYFENSLQNLKVGAQRSLRKLREKVDPNLWIIGAAVVNAFYSPNRNQIVFPAGILQPPFFSKEQPQALNFGGIGMVIGHEITHGFDDNGRNFDKNGNMMDWWSNFSTQHFREQSECMIYQYGNYSWDLADEQNVNGFNTLGENIADNGGVRQAYKAYLKWMAEGGKDQQLPGLDLTHEQLFFINYAQVWCGSYRPEFAVQSIKTDVHSPLKYRVLGSLQNLAAFADTFHCARGTPMHPKERCRVW